A single region of the Enterobacter cloacae complex sp. R_G8 genome encodes:
- a CDS encoding PAAR domain-containing protein, translated as MQQYTNEITPEIRESSSQEHYDEDFLASCDSKTREKLEDFNKHVSRPLASIFRFAVVGSITRNGGVIRNASAGSPTGGYKMARVGDKVVYTDGSEVTIVSGAGGARIIQDTSAALVGSMLGNGDEIISTPQSGSRLVFREGDTFPKGLLTMPGSKH; from the coding sequence ATGCAGCAATACACCAACGAGATCACGCCTGAAATCCGAGAATCCTCTTCACAGGAACACTACGACGAAGATTTTTTAGCAAGCTGTGACAGCAAGACACGTGAAAAGCTTGAGGATTTTAATAAACACGTTAGTCGCCCATTAGCCTCCATTTTCCGATTCGCTGTAGTGGGAAGCATCACCCGCAACGGGGGAGTGATCCGCAATGCTTCGGCAGGCAGTCCAACTGGTGGGTATAAGATGGCGCGGGTTGGAGATAAAGTTGTTTACACTGATGGCAGTGAAGTCACTATTGTTTCCGGTGCAGGTGGGGCTCGTATTATACAGGACACATCTGCTGCATTGGTTGGAAGTATGCTTGGTAATGGCGACGAAATAATCTCAACACCACAATCCGGCAGCAGACTGGTTTTCCGTGAAGGTGACACATTTCCGAAAGGACTCTTAACCATGCCAGGGAGTAAGCACTAA
- a CDS encoding DcrB-related protein gives MSEPSSQCLFNEGMIAFPEGYQDRTVNVFAPPAADAPAFNISRDTLNPGEALAAYIDRQLALMAKHLKGWKQGERSAATLGDGLLQGEMVHASYLRDGKRIWQQQAVFNAGRDNILVFTMTCTRTLGDTDCALFGDLLRSFRFHH, from the coding sequence ATGTCAGAACCATCTTCGCAGTGCCTGTTTAATGAAGGAATGATCGCTTTTCCTGAGGGCTATCAGGATCGTACCGTCAATGTTTTCGCGCCGCCTGCAGCGGATGCGCCAGCATTCAACATCTCCCGCGATACCCTCAACCCCGGCGAAGCGCTTGCCGCGTATATCGATCGCCAGCTCGCCCTGATGGCAAAACATCTCAAGGGCTGGAAGCAGGGTGAACGCAGTGCCGCAACGCTCGGCGACGGCCTTTTGCAGGGTGAAATGGTCCACGCCAGCTATCTGCGCGACGGGAAACGCATCTGGCAGCAGCAGGCCGTGTTTAATGCCGGGCGCGATAACATTCTGGTGTTCACCATGACCTGCACCCGTACGCTGGGCGATACGGACTGCGCGCTGTTCGGCGATCTTCTCAGGAGCTTTCGCTTCCACCATTAA
- a CDS encoding SMI1/KNR4 family protein, translating to MPISCGKPTTQDEIKILEAKFKISLPEDYKEFLRLKNGFVVKSPDFCELEYEGVDEGVIAFYALFGINMENPNYDIFRQNENFLSELDFIDDKLIIGDDPGGNFYLILNGSESQGVYYWDRTHLHAEDDIQEFEIAEQNECGNIYKITNGFTEFYKKICETSLDAGMNVTVDL from the coding sequence ATGCCTATTTCATGCGGTAAACCTACAACTCAAGATGAAATTAAAATTTTGGAGGCAAAATTCAAAATCAGTTTGCCTGAAGATTATAAAGAATTCCTCAGGTTGAAAAATGGCTTTGTTGTAAAATCTCCGGATTTTTGTGAGTTGGAGTATGAAGGTGTTGATGAAGGGGTTATCGCCTTTTATGCCCTTTTTGGAATAAATATGGAAAATCCAAACTACGACATTTTTCGTCAAAATGAAAATTTTTTAAGTGAACTTGATTTCATTGATGATAAGTTAATTATTGGTGATGATCCTGGAGGTAACTTTTACCTTATATTAAATGGCAGTGAAAGCCAAGGTGTGTATTATTGGGACAGAACACATCTACATGCAGAGGATGATATCCAAGAGTTTGAGATCGCTGAGCAAAATGAGTGCGGCAATATCTATAAAATTACTAATGGCTTTACTGAATTTTACAAGAAAATATGTGAGACATCTCTTGATGCAGGAATGAATGTAACTGTTGATTTATGA
- a CDS encoding PAAR domain-containing protein, with translation MAAKGYFLFRGDKTVCGGRIIEGWCDHQFFGKDMACEGHQVTCGNHPGRYRICGGLDTDYIHGKRIAGTLHSYSSCPCKSKFVPSNFDDGYELGGEETVTNTDLSHPIGIPVLPEPIESEPEQHAQTAKKKTGIDAGFAVLPYGGTTEAWQRLLFTENPPAGAKELFATLNGPDEKYKAGSIMLLVDPEKQDDEQIAHMKAAKARVDAALEPLTIQEANFLHKNKDTIDLFTSRASTTAGVASDAAGKYFEKIENVLTRIQQAYKNQYITSGSLISEQFYVQRRQLFGELDSILTDFTRHKLALQDYPDIKRALGLSTSSITHRWNQTGVADIEGYATFIEKAAKYVKMMKTAGYVGIALDGVNRLDKIYEACTVGSDCEKTAYTEVGSFGVGLGTGIGAGALVSGSVSTTVCSVVLGALTIEAAGAGMLACGVIFTGAVGYAGGEAGGKLGEKAGEVIYEVTK, from the coding sequence ATGGCAGCCAAAGGTTACTTTCTGTTCAGGGGTGATAAGACGGTATGCGGCGGTCGGATTATTGAAGGATGGTGTGACCACCAGTTTTTCGGTAAAGACATGGCCTGTGAAGGCCATCAGGTAACCTGTGGTAATCATCCGGGTCGTTACCGTATTTGTGGCGGTCTTGATACCGACTATATACATGGTAAAAGGATTGCCGGAACGCTGCACAGCTATAGCTCCTGCCCCTGCAAATCGAAATTCGTTCCTTCAAACTTTGACGATGGTTACGAACTTGGTGGAGAAGAAACAGTAACAAACACTGATCTGTCTCACCCCATAGGGATTCCTGTACTCCCAGAACCGATTGAGTCAGAACCGGAACAACACGCCCAGACAGCAAAGAAGAAAACAGGCATAGACGCTGGTTTTGCCGTTCTCCCCTATGGCGGCACTACAGAAGCCTGGCAACGTCTGCTATTCACCGAAAACCCGCCAGCGGGAGCAAAGGAACTATTCGCTACGCTGAACGGCCCCGATGAAAAATACAAAGCTGGTTCGATTATGCTTCTGGTTGATCCTGAAAAGCAGGACGACGAACAGATTGCCCACATGAAAGCCGCGAAAGCGAGGGTTGATGCAGCGTTAGAACCACTGACTATCCAGGAAGCTAACTTTCTTCATAAGAACAAAGACACCATTGATCTGTTTACTTCACGTGCCAGTACGACAGCCGGGGTTGCTTCAGATGCTGCTGGTAAATACTTTGAGAAGATCGAAAATGTTTTGACCAGGATTCAGCAAGCGTACAAAAATCAGTATATTACCAGTGGATCACTGATCAGCGAACAGTTCTACGTGCAGAGGCGGCAGCTATTCGGTGAACTTGATAGCATTCTCACTGATTTCACACGACACAAACTGGCATTACAGGACTACCCAGATATTAAGCGAGCATTAGGACTTTCAACCAGTTCGATCACACATCGCTGGAATCAGACCGGTGTTGCTGACATTGAGGGTTACGCCACCTTCATCGAGAAAGCTGCAAAGTATGTGAAAATGATGAAAACAGCGGGCTATGTCGGAATCGCTCTTGATGGTGTGAACAGGCTGGATAAGATTTACGAAGCCTGCACAGTCGGGTCTGATTGCGAGAAAACGGCGTATACTGAGGTTGGAAGTTTTGGTGTAGGGTTAGGCACCGGAATTGGCGCAGGTGCGCTTGTTTCTGGTTCGGTGTCTACTACGGTTTGCTCAGTTGTCTTAGGTGCATTAACTATTGAGGCCGCTGGAGCTGGAATGTTAGCTTGCGGTGTGATCTTTACCGGGGCGGTTGGATATGCAGGAGGAGAAGCAGGCGGTAAGCTTGGCGAGAAAGCTGGCGAAGTAATTTATGAGGTAACAAAGTGA
- a CDS encoding RHS repeat-associated core domain-containing protein: protein MFEAARVGDDIGHSGALAGMIAGTIVGGLIAAAGGILAGAMFIAGLGASCLGVGVLLVGASLAVGYYTGELATAARDSIADAGASSMTKKGVITSGSPNVFINSKPAAIATDSAVKCSDDGSQQMAEGSKRVSINSQPASRIGDRTTCDAKVMTGSDNVFIGGDPQQTLPIQSEVPEWLYKVSDLTLLFAGLLGGWGGAAGKVGALSKLLGKIPGINKLARIACRAGTLMTGVAAAGIIARPVDIVSGQKFLSGDDELDFVLPSRLPVRWQRYWRSGNPGDSVLGRGWSLFWESRLEPYQDGLVWRAPSGDYVAFPKVPKGLRSYCESEKNWLEHHQDDSWSVYDVSGERWHYAPLREDAPSLLQRISEPCGNDILFEWNADNTLHALTDSAGQRVVCRYDRDRLASAWLDDEICLVSYAYDEQRQLVSVTGRGGSVRRRFSWQDGLMSAHEDANGLLSEYRWREIDGLPRVVGFRHSGGEQLTFEYDFDNGTRRATREDGAQAHWLVDDDDNVARFTDYDGRQTTFVYRDGELCDVILPGGAMRRSTWDKYGRMTSETDPAGRRTEYHWHRLTDRITRTVYPDGTSSQAMYDLRGRLLSETDPAGNATAYHYPDEEENLPESITDALGGVVRLVWNIQGLLTQRTDCSGSVTRFTYDRFGQLIASEDAEGNITRREWNNAGLLSAVIHPDGSRESLVWNERGQLTGWRDPLESEVRWAYNALGLPVSLTDRIGRVRQWRYDPRGNLLRLDNGNGAEYRFTYDAVGRPLSETRPDETVRHMEWDARGFLCALEENGRPAADGGIARRVQQFSYDDSGLLIGRTQRHAEYRYVRDLSGQITRIRRTPTAEGVALGIESDEIAYRHDVAGRVLSESGINGAVGYEWDALNNLTGLTLHGEQKLAWLHYGSGHVSAIRFGQQMVTEFTRDRLHREVRRTQGAREQLRQYDSLGRRTLQRSELSTDVTLPEQALLERLYRYTARGELSGVSDTLRGEVDYGYDAEGRLLKHYEARQGHSRAQFSYDAADNLAANDDPAPVTDNRLQHWQALFMKYDHWGNLVSRRNGLYEQHYAYDAENRLVSARGTGPEGRFEARYHYDALGRRTRKIVTTTHGTANTRFLWQGYRLLQEQQESGLCSTYIYDPNEAWSPLARVDHLRDQSSGEIYWFNTDLNGAPLEVTDERGAVRWSGQYGSFGEVRHQSEGFSRVVNRTAMAHQPLRYAGQYADGETGLHYNLFRYYDPQVGRFIVQDPIGLNGGWNLYQYAPNPLSWIDPWGLSGKPLNSPLLDRWLEKGGTAWQEIDTRTWVYQDNMGNIVRYPNGYPDFKPYEIQSVDVPDLKGNHRLGPSGDFGKANAMAPNGPANLELNTWHHHENGITMQEVPKEIHNNFTHRGGVSKIKKSCP from the coding sequence ATGTTTGAAGCTGCACGCGTTGGTGATGATATCGGCCACTCCGGTGCGCTGGCCGGGATGATTGCCGGAACGATTGTCGGTGGCCTGATTGCCGCCGCCGGGGGCATTCTGGCGGGGGCGATGTTTATTGCCGGTCTCGGCGCATCCTGCCTTGGCGTGGGTGTGCTGCTCGTCGGCGCAAGCCTGGCCGTGGGGTATTACACCGGGGAGCTGGCGACCGCCGCCCGGGACAGTATCGCCGACGCCGGGGCATCCAGTATGACGAAGAAAGGCGTCATCACCTCCGGCTCGCCCAATGTGTTTATCAACAGCAAACCCGCCGCCATCGCGACGGACAGCGCCGTGAAGTGCTCGGACGATGGCTCGCAGCAGATGGCCGAAGGCTCTAAGCGCGTCTCCATTAACAGCCAGCCTGCGTCCCGCATCGGGGATCGCACCACCTGCGACGCGAAGGTGATGACCGGCTCGGACAACGTCTTCATCGGCGGCGATCCGCAGCAAACCCTGCCCATTCAGTCTGAAGTGCCCGAGTGGCTCTATAAAGTCTCCGATCTTACCCTGCTGTTCGCCGGGCTTCTCGGCGGCTGGGGCGGCGCCGCTGGCAAAGTCGGGGCGCTCTCTAAGCTGCTGGGCAAAATCCCCGGTATCAACAAGCTGGCCCGTATCGCCTGCCGCGCCGGCACGCTGATGACCGGCGTAGCGGCCGCGGGGATCATCGCCCGTCCGGTGGATATCGTCAGCGGACAGAAGTTTCTCAGCGGGGATGATGAGCTCGATTTCGTTCTGCCGTCACGCTTGCCGGTGCGCTGGCAGCGCTACTGGCGCAGCGGCAACCCCGGCGACAGCGTGCTGGGCCGCGGCTGGAGCCTGTTCTGGGAAAGCCGCCTGGAGCCGTATCAGGACGGCCTGGTGTGGCGCGCGCCGTCCGGCGATTACGTCGCCTTCCCGAAGGTCCCGAAAGGGCTGCGCAGCTACTGCGAAAGCGAAAAAAACTGGCTTGAACATCACCAGGACGACAGCTGGTCGGTGTATGACGTCAGCGGCGAGCGCTGGCACTATGCGCCGCTGCGGGAGGATGCCCCGTCGCTGCTCCAGCGCATCTCAGAACCCTGCGGCAACGATATCCTCTTCGAGTGGAACGCGGATAATACCCTGCATGCCCTGACCGACAGCGCGGGCCAGCGCGTGGTCTGCCGCTACGACCGTGACAGGCTTGCCAGCGCCTGGCTGGATGACGAGATCTGCCTGGTCAGTTACGCTTATGATGAACAGCGCCAGCTGGTCTCCGTGACCGGCCGGGGCGGTAGCGTGCGCCGACGCTTCAGCTGGCAGGACGGGCTGATGAGCGCCCACGAGGACGCCAACGGCCTGCTGAGCGAATACCGCTGGCGGGAGATTGACGGCCTGCCGCGTGTGGTCGGTTTTCGCCACAGCGGCGGCGAACAGCTGACGTTCGAATACGATTTTGATAACGGCACCCGCCGCGCGACCCGCGAAGACGGCGCGCAGGCGCACTGGCTGGTGGATGACGACGACAACGTCGCGCGCTTCACGGATTACGACGGCCGCCAGACGACGTTTGTTTACCGCGACGGCGAGCTCTGCGACGTCATTCTGCCCGGCGGCGCAATGCGCCGCAGCACGTGGGACAAATACGGCCGTATGACCAGCGAGACGGACCCGGCGGGCCGCCGCACGGAGTATCACTGGCATCGCCTGACCGACCGCATCACCCGCACGGTGTACCCGGACGGCACCTCATCGCAGGCCATGTACGACCTTCGCGGTCGCCTGCTGTCGGAAACGGATCCGGCCGGTAACGCCACCGCGTATCACTATCCCGATGAGGAAGAGAACCTGCCGGAGAGCATCACCGATGCCCTCGGCGGCGTGGTACGTCTGGTCTGGAACATCCAGGGGCTGCTGACACAGCGCACCGACTGCTCCGGCAGCGTCACCCGCTTCACCTACGACCGCTTCGGGCAGCTGATTGCCAGCGAGGATGCGGAAGGGAATATCACGCGTCGGGAGTGGAACAACGCCGGGCTGCTGAGCGCCGTGATCCATCCGGACGGCAGCCGCGAGTCGCTGGTGTGGAACGAACGCGGCCAGCTCACGGGCTGGCGCGACCCGCTGGAAAGCGAGGTGCGCTGGGCCTATAACGCGCTCGGCCTCCCGGTCAGCCTTACCGACCGTATTGGCCGCGTGCGCCAGTGGCGCTACGACCCACGCGGTAACCTGCTGCGCCTTGATAACGGCAACGGGGCGGAATATCGCTTTACCTACGACGCCGTGGGGCGACCGCTCAGCGAAACGCGCCCTGACGAGACCGTACGCCATATGGAATGGGATGCGCGAGGGTTCCTCTGCGCGCTCGAAGAAAACGGCCGACCTGCCGCCGACGGCGGTATTGCCCGCCGCGTCCAGCAGTTCAGCTATGACGACAGCGGGCTGCTGATCGGGCGCACTCAGCGCCACGCGGAGTACCGTTACGTCCGCGATCTGAGCGGCCAGATCACCCGCATCCGCCGCACGCCAACCGCCGAAGGCGTTGCCCTGGGTATCGAAAGCGATGAGATCGCTTACCGCCACGACGTCGCCGGACGCGTGCTGAGCGAGTCCGGCATTAACGGCGCGGTGGGCTACGAGTGGGATGCCCTGAACAACCTGACCGGTCTGACGCTGCACGGCGAGCAAAAGCTGGCCTGGCTGCACTACGGCTCCGGCCACGTCAGCGCCATCCGCTTCGGGCAGCAGATGGTGACCGAGTTCACCCGCGACCGCCTGCATCGCGAGGTGCGCCGCACCCAGGGCGCGCGCGAGCAGCTCCGTCAGTATGACAGCCTTGGCAGACGTACCCTGCAGCGCAGTGAGCTAAGTACGGACGTGACCCTGCCGGAGCAGGCGCTACTGGAACGCCTGTATCGCTACACCGCGCGCGGTGAGCTTTCCGGCGTCAGCGACACCCTGCGTGGAGAGGTGGACTACGGCTACGACGCCGAAGGGCGTCTGCTGAAGCACTACGAGGCCCGACAGGGGCACAGCCGCGCGCAGTTCAGCTATGACGCCGCGGACAACCTCGCCGCCAATGACGATCCGGCACCGGTCACGGATAACCGCCTGCAGCACTGGCAGGCGCTGTTTATGAAATACGACCACTGGGGCAACCTGGTCAGCCGCCGCAACGGGCTGTATGAACAGCATTATGCGTATGATGCCGAGAACCGCCTGGTGTCCGCCCGCGGAACCGGGCCGGAAGGGCGCTTTGAGGCGCGCTATCACTACGACGCGCTGGGCCGCCGCACGCGCAAAATCGTCACCACGACGCACGGCACCGCCAACACCCGCTTCCTGTGGCAGGGCTACCGCCTGTTGCAGGAGCAGCAGGAGAGCGGGCTGTGCAGTACGTATATTTACGACCCGAATGAAGCCTGGAGCCCGCTGGCGCGGGTGGATCACCTTCGTGACCAGAGCAGCGGTGAGATTTACTGGTTCAACACCGACCTGAACGGCGCGCCGCTGGAAGTGACCGACGAGCGCGGCGCGGTGCGCTGGAGCGGCCAGTACGGCAGCTTTGGTGAGGTGCGTCACCAGAGCGAAGGATTCTCACGGGTTGTGAATCGCACAGCGATGGCACATCAACCGCTTCGCTATGCCGGGCAGTACGCTGACGGTGAAACAGGGCTGCACTATAACCTGTTCCGCTACTACGACCCGCAGGTCGGGCGGTTTATTGTGCAGGATCCGATTGGGTTGAATGGTGGGTGGAACCTTTATCAGTATGCGCCGAATCCGCTATCTTGGATCGATCCGTGGGGGCTAAGTGGTAAGCCGCTGAACTCTCCATTACTTGATAGATGGCTTGAAAAGGGCGGTACTGCATGGCAGGAGATAGACACTCGCACATGGGTCTACCAAGACAATATGGGGAATATCGTTAGGTATCCTAATGGGTATCCTGATTTTAAACCGTATGAAATCCAGAGCGTTGATGTTCCGGATCTTAAAGGTAATCACAGGCTTGGCCCTTCTGGAGATTTCGGCAAAGCGAATGCAATGGCGCCTAATGGCCCTGCAAATTTAGAGCTTAATACCTGGCATCACCACGAAAATGGAATAACAATGCAAGAGGTACCTAAAGAAATACATAATAACTTTACCCATAGAGGTGGAGTATCTAAGATCAAGAAATCATGTCCTTAG
- a CDS encoding oxidoreductase produces the protein MSDNPEIALIGPGAIGTTIAAALQDAGRTPQLCGRTAHPELRLRDDEGETVVPGPVLTDPTAITRPVDLVFVAVKTTQNADSAGWLRALCDVNTVVCALQNGVEQKAQLEPWVNGATVLPSVVWFPAQREPDASVWLRAKPRLTLPDVPQAKRVVDALQGTRCAVELSADFTTVAWRKLLQNAVAGLMVLANRRAGMFRREDISELALAYLREGLAVARAEGAALNDDVAQEILANFQRAPADLGTSILADRQANRPLEWDIRNGVIQRYGRAHGIPVPMSDVIVPLLAAGSEGPG, from the coding sequence ATGTCTGACAATCCAGAGATTGCGCTGATTGGTCCTGGTGCAATTGGTACCACCATCGCCGCGGCGCTGCAGGATGCTGGCCGCACGCCGCAGCTATGCGGACGCACCGCACATCCAGAACTGCGTTTGCGCGACGACGAAGGTGAAACGGTCGTTCCCGGCCCGGTATTGACCGATCCGACGGCCATCACACGCCCTGTGGATCTGGTTTTTGTGGCGGTGAAGACCACACAGAACGCTGACAGCGCCGGGTGGCTGCGCGCGCTGTGTGACGTAAACACAGTGGTCTGCGCTCTGCAAAACGGCGTGGAGCAGAAAGCCCAACTGGAGCCGTGGGTCAACGGCGCGACGGTGCTACCGTCGGTGGTCTGGTTCCCGGCGCAGCGCGAGCCGGATGCCTCCGTCTGGCTGCGTGCCAAACCGCGCCTGACCCTGCCGGACGTCCCGCAGGCAAAACGGGTGGTGGATGCGCTGCAGGGTACACGCTGTGCGGTAGAACTGTCGGCTGATTTCACCACTGTCGCCTGGCGCAAGCTGCTGCAAAATGCGGTTGCCGGGCTGATGGTGCTGGCCAACCGTCGCGCCGGAATGTTCAGGCGCGAGGATATCAGCGAACTTGCGCTGGCCTATCTTCGCGAAGGCCTTGCCGTCGCCCGTGCCGAGGGGGCGGCGCTCAATGATGACGTGGCGCAGGAGATCCTGGCGAACTTCCAGCGCGCCCCGGCCGATTTAGGCACCTCGATCCTTGCCGACCGTCAGGCCAACCGCCCACTGGAATGGGATATCCGCAACGGCGTGATCCAGCGCTATGGCCGCGCGCACGGTATTCCGGTGCCCATGAGCGACGTGATAGTGCCGCTGCTGGCGGCGGGGAGCGAGGGGCCGGGCTAA